Proteins co-encoded in one Leptolyngbya boryana PCC 6306 genomic window:
- a CDS encoding MarC family protein, with the protein MLQQLLSSTVATFIALFPIANPVGAIPIFYSMTATDTKAYRSKQARQTAINVVLVLVVFLLIGKLILSFFGISLGILQIAGGLIVAHTAWEMVTSRQRLTDAEHQEAVDKEDISFTPMAVPLVSGPGAIGVIISFSERSQGWMSYCGCLLGIVVFGLSLYLSLKLGEPLIQRMGQNGVGALNRVFGFFILGIAVQLIADGIVAFIQQSIPSLLH; encoded by the coding sequence ATGTTGCAGCAGCTTCTTTCATCTACGGTAGCAACTTTCATTGCTTTGTTCCCGATCGCCAATCCGGTCGGGGCAATTCCCATTTTTTATAGCATGACAGCAACCGATACGAAAGCTTACCGCTCCAAGCAAGCGCGGCAGACAGCCATCAATGTGGTGCTGGTATTAGTCGTATTCCTGCTGATCGGAAAGCTCATTCTCTCGTTCTTCGGGATCAGTTTAGGCATCTTACAAATTGCGGGTGGTTTAATCGTAGCTCACACAGCTTGGGAAATGGTCACATCTCGTCAACGATTAACCGATGCAGAACACCAAGAAGCAGTAGATAAAGAGGACATTTCTTTCACGCCAATGGCAGTTCCATTAGTCAGCGGACCGGGCGCGATCGGTGTTATCATCAGCTTTTCTGAACGATCGCAAGGGTGGATGTCCTATTGTGGGTGTCTACTCGGAATTGTTGTATTCGGGCTATCGCTCTACTTGTCGCTTAAGTTAGGAGAGCCTCTCATTCAGAGAATGGGACAGAATGGAGTTGGCGCATTGAATCGCGTTTTTGGCTTTTTTATTTTAGGAATAGCAGTTCAGTTAATCGCTGATGGTATTGTTGCGTTTATTCAGCAATCTATCCCCTCTCTACTTCACTAG